The sequence GAACCCCGGCAGATTCGGAGCATGCCATAAAAACCTGCCTCTGATAGCGGTGTGTAACCGCAGGCGTAAAGCCTGCGGCTACTTTATGCCTGCGCTACGGTTATTTCATTTCTGCGGCCGGGAAAGAGACGATGAATTGGCCGCTTATTTTACGTTCTTTTCAAGGCCGTTGTTTGGACGACAGGCGCACTTCCCTGGGGAACAGAAGATGTGTAACCGCAGGCTTTATGCCTGCGGCTACGGTTATTCGTTCCGGCCGGCATAACCGCTTAAAAACGCTGTAGTTTTGTTAGCACTCCAAAGAGATGACTGCCAAAATCAATCGAATAAAGGCGTAAAAAAATACAACTTTATTCATCTTAAATATTGACTTCTGAAAAACTTTATACTATATTTATATGGAATTTTTGAAAATCATTTTCCGGCGGTTTTTTCTCAAATCGCGGGAAAGAATTCCTATAAAGTGAATGAAGAGAAGTGGTACGAACCAAAAAAAGGAAGGAGGGTGTTGTATGAAGATTCAACCACTGGATGATCGAGTTTTGGTCGAAATTTTGGAAGAGGAGGAGAAAACGCAGGGAGGTATTATTATTCCGGATACGGCCAAAGAAAAACCCAGAATGGGAAAGGTCGTCGAAGTGGGAACCGATGAAGAATTAAAAGATTTGATAAAATCCGGAGAAAAAATTATTTTTGCAAAATATGGCGGCGAGGAAATTAAGATTGATGGCCAGGAATATGTGATTCTTTCCCGAAATGATATTCTGGCCGTTGTGAAAGACTGATGAGTGATGATGAAAATCGCCGTAGGAACTGACGACAAACAGCATCTTCGCAAGGGTCATTTTGGGGATAGTTTGTACTTTGTTATTTTTACAGTGGACGGACAGACCATCGTCAAGGAGTCTGTCGTCCACAATCCCCATTCTGATCATGCCGAAAAAAAGGGGGAACACCATCACCATGGCAA comes from Calditrichota bacterium and encodes:
- a CDS encoding co-chaperone GroES, giving the protein MKIQPLDDRVLVEILEEEEKTQGGIIIPDTAKEKPRMGKVVEVGTDEELKDLIKSGEKIIFAKYGGEEIKIDGQEYVILSRNDILAVVKD